The Longimicrobium sp. genome has a window encoding:
- a CDS encoding DUF2784 domain-containing protein gives MTLSPATYRTLADTVVVIHFGFVLFVVLGGILVLRWRRAARAHLPCAAWGALIEFGGWICPLTPLEHRLRDLGHEPGYAGGFVEHYITRAMYPAGLTRGMQIAIGLFVIAVNVAVYWLAFGRRRTPAVPA, from the coding sequence ATGACGCTCTCGCCCGCAACGTACCGCACGCTGGCCGACACCGTGGTGGTGATCCACTTCGGCTTCGTGCTGTTCGTGGTGCTCGGGGGAATTCTGGTGCTGCGGTGGCGGCGCGCGGCGCGGGCCCATCTGCCGTGCGCCGCGTGGGGTGCGCTGATCGAGTTCGGCGGGTGGATCTGCCCGCTCACGCCGCTGGAGCACCGCCTCCGCGACCTGGGCCACGAGCCGGGGTACGCCGGCGGTTTCGTGGAGCACTACATCACCCGCGCGATGTACCCCGCCGGCCTCACGCGCGGGATGCAGATCGCCATCGGCCTCTTCGTCATCGCCGTGAACGTCGCCGTCTACTGGCTCGCGTTCGGGCGGCGGCGGACTCCCGCCGTTCCCGCATAG
- a CDS encoding aminomethyltransferase family protein — MVDSIPTSAPSPSPAVEIPPSESPIRARQDAVGAVWTEVAGRRVARHYGDSAGEYRAVREGAGLAERGDRARIRMWGKDPVKMIHGLITNDLLKAAPGQGVYAAMLTPKGRTIAELRIFRRELPSGVEVLVEMPREALDGVREHFRKMVPPMFAKWGDVTDTLAGLGVYGPRSREIVGQVLGIDPPSAEDAHAEADFGGAAVMVAATRYVGLEDGFDLFVAADAAGALWDALAVAGARPIGFGAIETLRIEAGRPRFGADLTEDVIPTEAFEEAGLMERAISFSKGCYTGQEVIVRIAHRGHVNKHLRGLLLGDAPAPAPGTRLVNAETGKDAGWLTSVAHSPLLGQSVALGYVRREVEPGAVVRLGAPDGAMATVAKLPFERPA; from the coding sequence ATGGTAGATTCGATCCCCACCAGCGCTCCATCCCCCTCTCCCGCCGTGGAGATTCCCCCGTCCGAGAGCCCGATCCGCGCGCGGCAGGACGCCGTGGGCGCGGTGTGGACGGAGGTGGCGGGGCGGCGCGTGGCGCGGCACTACGGCGACTCCGCGGGCGAGTACCGCGCGGTGCGCGAGGGCGCCGGGCTGGCCGAGCGCGGCGACCGCGCGCGCATCCGCATGTGGGGCAAGGACCCCGTGAAGATGATCCACGGGCTCATCACCAACGACCTGCTGAAGGCCGCGCCGGGGCAGGGCGTCTACGCGGCCATGCTCACGCCCAAGGGCCGCACCATCGCCGAGCTGCGCATCTTCCGGCGCGAGCTGCCGTCGGGTGTGGAGGTGCTGGTGGAGATGCCGCGCGAGGCGCTGGACGGCGTCCGCGAGCACTTCCGCAAGATGGTGCCGCCCATGTTCGCGAAGTGGGGCGACGTGACGGACACGCTGGCCGGACTGGGCGTCTACGGCCCGCGCTCGCGGGAGATCGTGGGCCAGGTGCTGGGGATCGACCCGCCGTCCGCGGAGGATGCGCACGCGGAGGCGGACTTCGGCGGCGCGGCGGTGATGGTCGCGGCGACGCGGTACGTGGGACTGGAGGACGGATTCGACCTGTTCGTCGCCGCGGATGCGGCGGGGGCGCTGTGGGATGCGCTCGCCGTGGCCGGCGCGCGGCCGATCGGCTTCGGCGCGATCGAGACGCTGCGCATCGAGGCGGGGCGCCCGCGCTTTGGCGCGGACCTGACCGAGGACGTGATCCCCACCGAGGCGTTCGAGGAGGCGGGGCTGATGGAGCGCGCCATCTCCTTCTCCAAGGGGTGCTACACGGGGCAGGAGGTGATCGTCCGCATCGCCCACCGCGGCCACGTGAACAAGCACCTGCGCGGCCTCCTCCTCGGCGACGCGCCCGCGCCGGCGCCCGGCACGCGGCTGGTGAACGCGGAAACGGGGAAAGACGCGGGCTGGCTCACCAGCGTCGCGCACTCGCCCCTGCTGGGGCAGTCGGTCGCGCTCGGCTACGTCCGCCGCGAGGTCGAGCCCGGTGCCGTCGTCCGCCTCGGCGCGCCGGACGGTGCGATGGCGACGGTCGCGAAGCTGCCCTTCGAGCGGCCGGCGTGA
- a CDS encoding DinB family protein: MPTILPPTLPLSPLLQGYLDELAAIRRDAEELTAGLTGAQFGWRPEPAVWSVGQIVRHLTVSGRSYADALRPALAAARARGSADRGDFRPSLVGGLMVRWMEPPPRMRFKAPRIWRPAGAGGDAADRTREMADWRALHDAFEETIRAAAGLDLRRIRIVSPASRLVRMNAGDALALILAHERRHLWQMRRVKEHAGFPAG, encoded by the coding sequence ATGCCGACCATCCTCCCGCCCACGCTCCCGCTCTCGCCGCTCCTGCAGGGATATCTCGATGAGCTCGCCGCCATCCGCCGCGACGCGGAAGAGCTGACGGCCGGCCTCACCGGCGCGCAGTTCGGCTGGCGCCCGGAGCCGGCCGTGTGGTCGGTCGGGCAGATCGTGCGCCATCTCACCGTCTCCGGCCGCAGCTACGCGGATGCGCTGCGCCCGGCGCTGGCGGCCGCGCGCGCCCGGGGATCGGCGGACCGGGGGGATTTCAGGCCGAGCCTCGTCGGCGGGCTGATGGTGCGCTGGATGGAGCCGCCGCCGCGGATGCGCTTCAAGGCTCCGCGCATCTGGCGCCCCGCCGGCGCTGGCGGGGATGCGGCGGATCGAACGCGGGAGATGGCGGACTGGCGCGCGCTGCACGACGCGTTCGAGGAGACGATCCGCGCCGCCGCGGGGCTGGACCTGCGCCGCATCCGCATCGTCTCCCCCGCCAGCCGGCTGGTGCGGATGAACGCGGGCGACGCGCTGGCGCTCATCCTGGCCCACGAGCGACGCCACCTCTGGCAGATGCGGCGGGTGAAGGAGCACGCCGGCTTTCCGGCAGGCTGA
- a CDS encoding DUF72 domain-containing protein, producing MAGEIRIGTQGWNYAAWVGPFYPEGTRPADMLTLYAQAFGTVEVDSTFYATPPPNSVRGWARRTPDDFVFALKMPQEITHERHLRRAEAETETFLERARMLGPKLGPILVQMGPEFAPPDFDALESFIPRLPRDLRFAVELRQAKWMRPDVLWDLLALLAEHGVALALSDGRWIPRDMVLELAAKPTADFHYLRWMGPNRDLTDFSHVQVDRGEETAEWAGVLRGLTVDVFGYMNNHFAGHSPASARDLQRRLGIAPVDPKQIGEQISLF from the coding sequence GTGGCGGGAGAGATCCGGATCGGCACGCAGGGGTGGAACTACGCGGCGTGGGTGGGGCCCTTCTACCCCGAGGGCACCCGCCCGGCCGACATGCTCACGCTCTACGCCCAGGCGTTCGGCACGGTGGAGGTCGATTCCACCTTCTACGCCACTCCGCCGCCCAACTCGGTGCGCGGGTGGGCGCGGCGCACGCCGGACGACTTCGTCTTCGCGCTGAAGATGCCGCAGGAGATCACGCACGAGCGCCATCTCCGCCGCGCCGAGGCCGAGACGGAGACGTTCCTGGAGCGCGCGCGGATGCTGGGCCCCAAGCTGGGGCCCATCCTGGTGCAGATGGGGCCCGAGTTCGCGCCGCCGGACTTCGACGCGCTGGAGTCGTTCATCCCCCGGCTCCCGCGCGACCTGCGCTTCGCGGTGGAGCTGCGGCAGGCGAAGTGGATGCGGCCGGACGTGCTGTGGGACCTGCTGGCGCTGCTGGCCGAGCACGGCGTGGCGCTGGCGCTCAGCGACGGCCGCTGGATCCCGCGCGACATGGTGCTGGAGCTGGCCGCGAAGCCCACGGCGGACTTCCACTACCTGCGGTGGATGGGGCCCAACCGCGACCTGACCGACTTCTCGCACGTGCAGGTGGACCGCGGCGAGGAAACCGCGGAGTGGGCGGGCGTGCTGCGCGGGCTGACGGTCGACGTCTTCGGCTACATGAACAACCACTTCGCCGGTCACAGCCCCGCCTCCGCGCGCGACCTGCAGCGCCGCCTCGGCATCGCGCCCGTGGACCCGAAGCAGATCGGGGAGCAGATCTCGCTCTTCTGA
- a CDS encoding DUF1802 family protein, producing METGDVALKEWAAIEDALASGRLSVLVRKGGIHEKRGGFEVEHRGFWIFPTGWHQNEHELSPAFRGHLGDTPRFAPDTIPLRVWCAVEDAWRVEDLDALKRLADLQPFTDETLESRFEYRGKPYLHVVLVRAHVLAEPRAIPNTAAYEGCVSWLKLDEPVSAAPAFPALPDAPFAALRREVLARLGDAAASPIPRRDGE from the coding sequence ATGGAGACGGGCGACGTCGCGCTGAAGGAGTGGGCGGCGATCGAGGATGCGCTCGCGAGCGGCCGCCTCTCCGTGCTGGTGCGCAAGGGCGGCATCCATGAGAAGCGCGGCGGCTTCGAGGTGGAGCACCGCGGCTTCTGGATCTTCCCCACGGGGTGGCACCAGAACGAGCACGAGCTTTCCCCCGCCTTCCGCGGCCACCTGGGCGACACGCCGCGCTTCGCCCCGGACACCATCCCGCTGCGCGTCTGGTGCGCAGTCGAGGACGCGTGGCGCGTGGAGGACCTGGACGCGCTGAAGCGCCTCGCCGACCTGCAGCCGTTCACCGACGAGACGCTGGAGTCGCGCTTCGAGTACCGCGGCAAGCCGTACCTGCACGTGGTCCTCGTCCGCGCGCACGTCCTCGCCGAGCCGCGCGCCATCCCCAACACGGCCGCGTACGAGGGCTGCGTCTCGTGGTTGAAGCTGGACGAACCCGTCTCCGCCGCCCCCGCCTTCCCCGCGCTCCCCGACGCCCCCTTCGCCGCCCTCCGCCGCGAGGTGCTGGCGCGGCTGGGTGACGCAGCCGCATCCCCCATCCCCCGCCGCGACGGCGAATGA
- a CDS encoding ATP-dependent DNA ligase, which yields MELPIGLDYAPMEADSAAEIPTGAGWMYEPKWDGFRCLAFRDGDEVDLRSKAGKPLARYFPDVVQAMLSLRAKRFVLDGEIVVPVGDSLSFEELQLRLHPAASRVAKLAAAHPAVFVAFDLLLGPRGGPVHDRPLEERRRKLEEFAEQFFEAGGPVRLSKSTCDVGEAKGWLTGGVRGLDGVMAKREDEPYASGERTAMVKIKNLRTAECVVGGFRYLQKKPVIGSLLLGLYTVDGLLHHIGFCSAIPEEEREELTPKLEKLRQAPGFTGSAPGGPSRWSTERSTQWEPLAPKLVAEVQYDHFSGGRFRHGTRFLRWRPDKEPRQCSMEQVIRESRSTAALL from the coding sequence ATGGAGCTGCCGATCGGGCTGGACTACGCGCCCATGGAGGCCGACAGCGCGGCCGAGATCCCCACGGGCGCCGGGTGGATGTACGAGCCCAAGTGGGACGGCTTCCGCTGCCTGGCCTTCCGCGACGGCGACGAGGTGGACCTGCGCTCCAAGGCCGGGAAGCCGCTCGCGCGCTACTTCCCCGACGTCGTCCAGGCGATGCTGTCGCTGCGCGCGAAGCGCTTCGTCCTCGACGGCGAGATCGTCGTCCCCGTCGGCGACTCGCTCTCGTTCGAGGAGCTGCAGCTGCGCCTCCATCCCGCCGCGAGCCGCGTGGCGAAGCTGGCGGCGGCGCACCCGGCCGTCTTCGTCGCCTTCGACCTGCTGCTGGGCCCGCGCGGCGGCCCGGTCCACGACCGGCCGCTGGAGGAGCGGCGCCGCAAGCTGGAGGAGTTCGCGGAGCAGTTCTTCGAGGCCGGCGGCCCCGTCCGCCTCTCGAAGTCGACGTGCGACGTGGGCGAGGCGAAGGGGTGGCTCACCGGCGGCGTGCGGGGACTGGACGGCGTGATGGCCAAGCGCGAGGACGAGCCCTACGCCAGCGGCGAGCGCACCGCGATGGTGAAGATCAAGAACCTGCGCACCGCCGAGTGCGTGGTCGGCGGCTTCCGCTACCTGCAGAAAAAGCCCGTCATCGGCTCGCTCCTGCTCGGCCTCTACACGGTGGACGGGCTGCTGCACCACATCGGCTTCTGCTCCGCGATTCCCGAGGAGGAACGCGAGGAGCTGACGCCGAAGCTGGAAAAGCTGCGGCAGGCGCCCGGCTTCACCGGCAGCGCGCCCGGCGGCCCCAGCCGCTGGAGCACCGAGCGCTCCACCCAGTGGGAGCCGCTGGCGCCGAAGCTGGTCGCCGAGGTGCAGTACGACCACTTCAGCGGCGGCCGCTTCCGCCACGGCACCCGCTTCCTCCGCTGGCGCCCCGACAAGGAGCCGCGCCAGTGCAGCATGGAGCAGGTGATCCGCGAGAGCCGGTCTACGGCGGCATTGCTGTAA
- a CDS encoding helix-turn-helix domain-containing protein has translation MQEVVRPLFLLHASPVLKERLAAVQGTAFRLVPVRDWKELASELGRAPGTAVSVVDPFAGAAGGAPVPALRALLEEHPLATVVAAFPVTPGHADALRTLLAWGVADVVALGREDSEPALARRIAAVQARTVHRLLRRALPRGVPARARALLTTAAETVAAGGQAPELAAALGVNERTVPRWFARADLPPPRRLMAWLRLLLAAELLDDPRRTVAQVARACGYASEVSLKAAMRQFMGAPPSELRERGAFATAARAFSRELFELRETARARGKPEKTWLN, from the coding sequence TTGCAGGAGGTCGTCCGGCCGCTGTTCCTGCTCCACGCCTCGCCGGTGCTGAAGGAGCGCCTGGCCGCGGTGCAGGGAACGGCTTTCCGGCTGGTGCCGGTGCGTGACTGGAAGGAGCTGGCGTCCGAGCTGGGCCGGGCGCCGGGAACGGCCGTGTCGGTCGTAGACCCGTTCGCCGGGGCGGCGGGCGGCGCGCCGGTGCCGGCGCTGCGGGCGCTGCTCGAGGAGCACCCCCTGGCCACCGTGGTCGCCGCGTTCCCGGTAACGCCCGGGCATGCCGACGCGCTGCGCACCCTGCTCGCGTGGGGCGTGGCGGATGTCGTCGCGCTGGGGCGCGAGGACAGCGAGCCGGCGCTGGCCCGCCGCATCGCCGCGGTGCAGGCGCGCACGGTGCACCGGCTGCTGCGCCGCGCCCTTCCGCGCGGCGTGCCCGCCCGCGCCCGCGCGCTGCTGACCACCGCGGCCGAGACGGTGGCGGCCGGCGGACAGGCGCCGGAACTGGCCGCGGCGCTGGGAGTGAACGAGCGCACCGTCCCCCGCTGGTTCGCGCGCGCCGACCTGCCGCCGCCGCGCCGGCTGATGGCGTGGCTGCGCCTGCTCCTGGCGGCGGAGCTGCTGGACGACCCGCGGCGCACGGTGGCGCAGGTGGCGCGCGCCTGCGGGTACGCCAGCGAGGTCAGCCTGAAAGCCGCCATGCGGCAGTTCATGGGCGCCCCGCCCAGCGAGCTGCGCGAGCGCGGCGCCTTCGCCACGGCGGCGCGCGCGTTCAGCCGCGAGCTGTTCGAGCTGCGCGAGACCGCACGGGCGCGGGGCAAGCCGGAGAAGACCTGGCTCAACTGA